A region from the Bactrocera dorsalis isolate Fly_Bdor chromosome 1, ASM2337382v1, whole genome shotgun sequence genome encodes:
- the LOC125775779 gene encoding angiopoietin-related protein 1-like, whose protein sequence is MFRFFFIMSLYYILSFQIRFSFSQNKDTNKICDGDCDVQIGVVAKFIKILSFPSNIEKQLASNRASKWSSCMEAAAKSWRSGIYKIQLEKINITDLEVFCEEDVDFGGWIVVQRRQSGSVDFYRTWDDYKEGFGDVRGNYWIGLEKLYALTNSCEQELHIQMKTRQGEKYYAKYSGFLIGDESESYALKKLGIYNGTAGDSLKYHSGRKFSTYDRDNDNSADNCAKKFKGGWWFGGCYASHLNGVYGDDKVGINWLEIEIDESLAFVQMMIRPTQNCWRRIMLSNLHRASFR, encoded by the exons ATGTTTCGCTTTTTTTTCATTATGTCGctgtattatattttaagttttcaaataaGATTTTCCTTCAGTCAAAATAAGGATACGAATAAGATTTGCGATGGCGATTGTGATGTGCAAATAGGTGTCgttgcaaaatttataaaaattctcaGCTTCCCATCGAACATCGAGAAGCAGTTAGCTTCGAATCG AGCATCCAAATGGTCTAGTTGTATGGAAGCAGCAGCAAAGAGCTGGAGGAGTGGTATTTACAAAATTCAGttagaaaagataaatatcacCGACTTGGAGGTATTTTGCGAAGAGGACGTTGATTTCGGGGGATGGATAGTAGTTCAACGGCGCCAAAGTGGCTCGGTAGATTTTTATAGAACTTGGGATGACTATAAAGAGGGATTTGGTGACGTAAGGGGAAACTATTGGATCGGTTTGGAAAAACTGTACGCGCTTACTAATAGTTGTGAACAGGAGTTACATATTCAAATGAAAACACGCCAAGGGGAAAAATACTACGCCAAATATTCAGGGTTTCTTATTGGTGACGAGTCAGAGAGCTACGCTTTAAAGAAATTGGGTATTTATAACGGAACCGCTGGCGATTCCTTAAAGTATCATTCGGGAAGGAAGTTTTCAACTTATGATCGTGATAATGATAATTCTGCAGATAATTgtgcaaagaaatttaaaggTGGCTGGTGGTTTGGCGGATGCTATGCAAG TCATTTAAATGGAGTCTACGGTGATGATAAGGTGGGTATAAACTGGCTTGAGATAGAAATAGATGAGTCTCTAGCCTTTGTGCAAATGATGATACGGCCAACTCAAAATTGCTGGAGACGGATAATGTTGAGCAATTTACATCGAGCAAGCTTCCGTTAA